The Nostoc sp. 'Peltigera membranacea cyanobiont' N6 genome contains the following window.
CTTTTTCTTTAAATTCTTGACGCAGTTGGTTATCATAACTTCTTATCTGTGTATTAAATTCTTGTTTTTGCTTAAGTTTTAATGGTTCTAATTCTCGCTTTAAATCCTCTGGAATATCTCCTTCTATAAATGCTTTACCAGTTTTATTTGATTCTGACAATTTTTTTAGCTTATCAATTAATTCACGATAGGGAACGATCTTTTTATTTGATAAGCCTGCTTTTGCATTTTGAATATCTTGGTTAGTAATTACAGGGTTTCCATCTAATTTTAAAGCTTGTAACAAAGATTTAGACTTATCTAATACTTTTCCTAAGCTAATATAATCAAAACCTGGGTCTAAAGAGAAGCCACTACCTTGACTATTATTATTATCTGACTGCCACAGTGCTGCAATATCTTCTGCACGAATCCCTTGAAATTGGCGACTAAAAAGTTTACGCCCTCCAACTCTCAAACTAGAATCATTAACCTCAGCAAAACTAATATCATTTACTTGATTGAGGAAATTATTCAGCCCTTCTAAACTTTGAATTGTAGTTTCATAGTAACCATATTCACTACTAAACAGTTTATTCGCATCTAATTCCGGAAGCCGAGTTAAAATACCAGACTGTTTATCAGGGGTAATCTCATATTCATATACTTCAATAGTTTTTGGCTGTTTTCCTTGGTCTTTGCGATGTTTGTCAGCAATATGTGCAAGGTCATCTTTGCGTTCTGCTTCTGAAGAATTCTTCATAACTAAGGCAATAACTCTGCCTTCACCAAGGTAGAGTGACCGTGTTTTTCCGTATTCAAAATTGGCTACAGGACTTACATAATCATAACGTACCGTCGGTAAATCATAGGTACTTTTGTTAATGTTTTGGATGGAAATTCCTTTACCAGAAGCTATAGTTAACAACAACCAATCGCGTAACTGATCTTCTTGTTGACGTTGAGTTAATCTATCAAATCCTACTTGTGTATCAAAGCTAATTACTTGAGGTTTATTGAGAGGAAAATTTGTTTTCGTAATAGCCTCTTGAGCTTGGACGATACCTGTGGCTGAATTAGATTGTAGGTAAACGATTCCAACTGCAACAGGGGCGACAACGATACCTGCGATGCTAAGAAAATTAATGATGTTTTTATTCATGACTTACTCTCCTATTTATTTACTGTTTTACTAATTGCTGATAGCGTGCTAAATGCTTTTGTGCTTCGTCACTTAACTGGGCTTCTGGCTGTTGTCCTAACCAACGTGTCATTGATTTTTTATAAACTTCCATTACCTGTAGCGATCGCCTATCTTTAGACATAAAGGACTGGTTATCAAAAAATGTTTCCGTAGCTTCAATTACACCTCTATTATTTTGGATACTTTGGTTACTTAAAATTGCTTGATAAGCGCTATTACGAGCATTACCAGTCCATTGTTCTCGTATTACTATGAAACCTGAAATCACAACTAAAACACTTGCAGTAATTACTTGCAGCTTTATTCGCTTATCTTCAAAACTTAAAAACCAATGAGTAGGATTAGAAGATGCCATAATTAACCCTCTAGTATTAGTATTTTATTGATTTAAATTTATTATAGTTAATAGTTGGTAATTATTAGAAACAATTTTTGTCATACATCCTCGCTTTTAAACAACGATTTTAAGATGAGATAATGGAAAATATTAACTATTGAAGGCAACATCAAACATAAAAGTGCAGTCATGAAAAATCTTGTTAATTATGTACTTGTCATCTAATGTGCAAATTCTCAATAAAAATTTTTTACCCATTAACTTTACAAGTCCCTACATTAGCTAATACCAAAAATGAATTACTAGTTCAATACAGGAAAGTGCAATTTTACAAATGTCACAATCTTAATAGACCTCAATACTGCTATGCTAAGGAAAATTATGGGTAAAACAAAGACAATAGCGTTTGAGTTTTCATTATGAGAATTATAATATTTTATAATTTTATTTTAAGTTTTTATTACCCTGAATTTCTGAACATTTTTTTGAAAAAAATATAATGAGATACTGGTTGTTTTTCTAATTGATTTTGCTGTGATTTTTGCCAGACTATCCAGCCTCCAAATATCGCTGTAAAAGCAAAGCAAATAGGAAAAACAGTAACATTCTAAAATATTTAAACAATCTTTTTAAATTTGTTTGTTTAATTTGACTATCTATATAAGGGTTACATAGATTAACTTCCTTGGATATTGTAGTAATAATTAAAATTTCATAAGTCACCCATTCATCTAAAATTTCAGGCTTTTGAGGTTCATCTTGATAAGCAACTATTGCACGACCATATTTTAAATTTTGGATGAAATCATTTAGAATATTATTATTTGTAATATATGGTTGCGTTGCATATTCAGAGCAATCTGGATTAAGCTCATCAATATTACCTTGTACAAACAAATTAGCATCAAATTCACTAGTGCTAACAATTAGTTTAAGAATATCTTTATACTCTGTTACTCCCTGATGCCAAAAATTTTGAGGTATAACCATAGAGATATCTCTTCCTTCTAAAGCCCAAATTTCTTGCCCTGGTTGCAACAATATTCCAGTCCTAACTCCTGCAAAAGAAATTATTGTGACTGCAAAGAGTTCGGTTAAATTAAGTAAAACGCAGTAGAGAGCTTTTTCACTTTTATTGGTCAGTTTTATCCTGACTACTGGAGGTTGTAACTTTCCATTATTGGCTTGGTATTCCAAATAAATCTGGTAATCGTGAATTTCTGATTCCTGTTGATAAACTTGCATTTGTACCGCATCACTTGGAATTAAACTGTTTGCAGGACTCGTAATGGTAGCTATATTTATCCATCGTGCAATATGTTCTAAAGCATGAATTGCTTGTAATGCACTTTCTGGAGCAAACCCCGCAATTGGTGATCTTAATTGGCGCTGATCGCTAATGCGCATAATTAAATATTCATCATATAAAGCTTGTAAGCAAACATCTGCTTCGTTGAAATTATCTACTTCACAAATATAAAGTGAATGGCTTTCACCAAAACTAGCTTTTTGAATAGCTTGACGTGCAAAGCTAACCCCAGATTCTTCTCCTTTAAGATAAACTTTCAAAGAAGATGCAGGTAAACTGGTAATCACAGCTTTGTAAGTTAACTCTGGATCTAATTTTTCTCTTTCGCCAGAGATATTAATTCGGCTCAATTGTGGTAAAACTTCTGTAATTTCTGCTACAGCGATCGCATCTTGTAGCTGGCTAATATCTTCTAAATTGATTGGAAAGATAGCTAACCTTGTTTTTTCATTTTCCTTACTATAAATAATACCATGAACCGCACCTGCATCAATACTCCAACCATTGAGTCCATCATAAATAACGGTAAAGTATATTTGTCGTTGACCAACTATACCCCCTAAAAAAGGCTGGTCTAAGTAATTGGAATTTGTCGCTTCAATTTGCGGAGATTGGTTAGGATATAAACTGCGAACTAAGGCATTAGTTCGCTTAAATAAATCACGATAATTTAAACTGCCATTTCGTTGCAAGCTGTCCATTAAAAAGTAGGAAAATACTCCTCTTTTTTGGCTACGATGTTCTTTTGCCTCTTCATTATCTCGGCAAGCGGCTAAAAGTATGTATTCTCCGTGTGGTAGAAAAAACTTATTTGTTTGGTTGTCATTCAAATTAGAGTTAGAAAAGAAACTATTGATTTCTTTATCTGACAATATAAAGCTAGAAAGTGGTCTTTCTGTCCATTCAGTATTGACTGAACGTATACCAGTATATTGCAAATTAAATTTATCTGAAGAAACATTATTATTTTCGTCTCGTGTCCCTCCACCAGAATGACAACAATCCAAAATTATAACAATATGTGGGTGATTTTGAGAAACCTCTGTAATTAATTTTGCAATTTCTTTATCAGCTAAATCCCAAATATTATCTGTGCGACTATCCCAACAAACCAAAGTTTCATTTAAATGGTCTGGTTCTAAATTCCAAAATTCCTGTCCAGCGCGTTCTTGAGAACCATGGCCGCTGAAGTAAAATAACGCAACATCATTACTTTTTGCCTGACAGAGATGTTCCCGAAAACCGTCAATAATCGCTTGACGAGTCGCTTCATGATTTATCAGTTTCTTGATAAATAATTTATCCTCATTATTCGTTAAGTGTTTTCTTAAAAACTCATCAATCACTGTGATATCGTTAACGCATCCTTTTAAAGGAGGAATTGTAGGAGATTGATAATTATTAATCCCAACAATTAAAGCATAAACACTGCGATTCATCGTTTTATCCCTTATTAGTGTTTGTCAAAGTTGCAAAAAAGATCATCTACATTTATATGCAATACTTCAATATTAAGAAGCACAACACTTGTTAACCTAACTAAATAATAAATTTTGTGATGACGCTATCTTCTCTGAAACTAATTTTTAAACTAAATTCATCTCCAACATTTCCTTTAAATCTAAGTTGCAACCAGTTACTTCCCTTTGCTTGCTTTTCAAGCTGACGAATAGGGTTATCTTTCTCATCTAGTAATGTCATCTTTATTCCATCTAATAAGAATATTGATTCACTAGCTGGATAAAGACGTAAGATAATTTCAATCTCATCTGGACTTAATCGTGTTTGGCGGAGAATTAAAAGCACTGGTTCAGAAAGATACATGAGATGAATAATTCTTGCACCACCTACTTCTTCTTTGTCAGTAACATTAACAGGAGAAATATCTTTGGTAACAGCTAATACATTAGGAATATCTCTGGCAATAGCTAATTCAGATTGCCATCCACTGTCTAATAATCCTTCAAACCATTTGCTTAGTTTAACTATGCTTTCGTTAATTGGATTCACAGGAATTTTTGCTGTAGACTTTGCATCATTTTCAACTTTTTGTAATTTTTGTAGATAAACTAAAAAATCTTGAAGAGAGCTTAATTTGGTTAGAGGCAATTTTTCATTTGTAACCGATTCTACGAAGCCTAATATTCTTGCTTGTCTGTCAATCTCATCAATTTCTACTACCATATAACCAATACGCTCTGATAAAATTTCTGGTGGAATATCAGAAAATTCTTCTTTAGGAAGTACAGGACGACACTCCAATAAACCCTTATCTTTGATAAATATGCTGGCAGTATTCATTAAAGATAGTACAACACTATCCAAACCATAACTTTTGCTAAATTCTGTTTCAATTTCCATGCACTGACAAAAAAACTCAACTGCCAATAAAGCCAAAGTATTGAGATAAACCTTACGAGTTTTTTGTTCGTTGCGCTGTTGCTGGCTCAATTTATCAGCAATATTAATCATTTCCCTGCTGATAGGTATTGTAAAAGCCAATTGATTAGAATTCATTGCTTTTTCTCCTGATAAGCTCTTTTACATTTAATTCACACATACAATCTAGTCAGATGCATCTGAAGTCTGACTTTGATTCCTTTTTATCTTGACTTCTAAATTTAGATATTTTCTAAAATAAGGAGCGAATTTTTCACAACATCTTCCATAAAATGTAAAAATAGGCCCGTGAGTTTTCCCTAACTTTAATTCTTCAACTATTTCTTTCCAAGACTTCCCTTCTTCACCTTTTTTAAGTAAAATAATTTGAAAGCTAGCCTTCGGGTTATTCTTGAACAGTGTACTTGCGAATAATCCTTCTGGATCTTCTTTAATAAAAGCTATTAGC
Protein-coding sequences here:
- a CDS encoding caspase family protein, which translates into the protein MNRSVYALIVGINNYQSPTIPPLKGCVNDITVIDEFLRKHLTNNEDKLFIKKLINHEATRQAIIDGFREHLCQAKSNDVALFYFSGHGSQERAGQEFWNLEPDHLNETLVCWDSRTDNIWDLADKEIAKLITEVSQNHPHIVIILDCCHSGGGTRDENNNVSSDKFNLQYTGIRSVNTEWTERPLSSFILSDKEINSFFSNSNLNDNQTNKFFLPHGEYILLAACRDNEEAKEHRSQKRGVFSYFLMDSLQRNGSLNYRDLFKRTNALVRSLYPNQSPQIEATNSNYLDQPFLGGIVGQRQIYFTVIYDGLNGWSIDAGAVHGIIYSKENEKTRLAIFPINLEDISQLQDAIAVAEITEVLPQLSRINISGEREKLDPELTYKAVITSLPASSLKVYLKGEESGVSFARQAIQKASFGESHSLYICEVDNFNEADVCLQALYDEYLIMRISDQRQLRSPIAGFAPESALQAIHALEHIARWINIATITSPANSLIPSDAVQMQVYQQESEIHDYQIYLEYQANNGKLQPPVVRIKLTNKSEKALYCVLLNLTELFAVTIISFAGVRTGILLQPGQEIWALEGRDISMVIPQNFWHQGVTEYKDILKLIVSTSEFDANLFVQGNIDELNPDCSEYATQPYITNNNILNDFIQNLKYGRAIVAYQDEPQKPEILDEWVTYEILIITTISKEVNLCNPYIDSQIKQTNLKRLFKYFRMLLFFLFALLLQRYLEAG
- a CDS encoding DUF1822 family protein, producing MNSNQLAFTIPISREMINIADKLSQQQRNEQKTRKVYLNTLALLAVEFFCQCMEIETEFSKSYGLDSVVLSLMNTASIFIKDKGLLECRPVLPKEEFSDIPPEILSERIGYMVVEIDEIDRQARILGFVESVTNEKLPLTKLSSLQDFLVYLQKLQKVENDAKSTAKIPVNPINESIVKLSKWFEGLLDSGWQSELAIARDIPNVLAVTKDISPVNVTDKEEVGGARIIHLMYLSEPVLLILRQTRLSPDEIEIILRLYPASESIFLLDGIKMTLLDEKDNPIRQLEKQAKGSNWLQLRFKGNVGDEFSLKISFREDSVITKFII